The Candidatus Palauibacter soopunensis region GGCAGTCGCGGCCCTCAGCGCCCACGGTGCCGTCACGCCGGCACGGCTCGCCTCGCAGGACGGACGGGCGCTCGAACTTGCGGACTACTACCGGCTGAAGGACGCGGGGAGCCCGGCTCTCTCGCCCGATGGATCGCGCGTGGCCTACGTCGTGACGTCGGTCCTCGAGGACGAGAACCGCCGCCACAGCGAGATCCGGCTCGTGGACGCGGACGGTGCCGGCGAGGCCACGCGGGTGACGAGCCCGAGCTTCAGCGCGTCCTCGCCCCGATGGAGCCCGGACGGCCGCTACCTCGTCTTCACGTCGAACCGGCCGGACCCCAGTGGGTCGGGCGCGGGGAGCACGTGGTTCCTCCGCATGGACCGGCCGGCCGGCGAGGCGTTCCGGCTCGAGGGGCTGCGAGGCTCTCCCGTCTTCAGTCCGGACGGCCGATGGATCGCGTTCACCCGGCCGACGCCGCCCCCGCCTCCCCCGGAACCCGTCTGGGAGTCCGACTTCGAGCGCCGCACCGTGGAGCGGTTCGACGGGCGCGAGTACGACTGGATGAACTATCGCTTCGACCGGCGGGGCTACCTCGCCGACCCACGCGATCCGAACGCGACACCCCCCCGCGAGGTGTACCTGCTGCCGGCCGAGGGGGGAGAAGCGCGGCAACTCACGGAACTCGGCTTCGACGCCTCCGGGCTCGCCTGGAGTCCCGACGGCCGGCGGCTCGCGTTCACCGCGGACGCGCACCAGCGGGATGAACATTCGTACGAGCGGTCGGATCTGTGGGTCGTCGACCTCGACGGCGACGTGAGCCGGCTCACCGACGACGGATACAACTACTCCTCCCCGGCCTGGTCCGCCGACGGTGCGCGGCTCGTCGTCCGGGGCAACGAAGGCCTGGACATCATCATCCGCGAAGCCCGCGACCGCGGGGCGCCCTCCGACCTCTTCGTGTTCGACACGGAGAACGGGACGAGGCTCCGCAACCTCACCGCAGAGTGGGACCTCATCCCCGGCGGACCCACCGTGAGCGCGGACGGCGGACAGGTCTACTTCTCCGCGGGCATTCGCGGCAACACGCATCTCTTCCGCGTCGCCGAGGGAGGGGGACCGGTCGAGCAGGTGACGGCCGGGGACCGCCGGCTCGGGAGCTTCTCCTTCTCGCAGGACTTCTCGCGCGTCGCGTTCCGGGCCACCGCTCCGACGGAACCGGGCGACGTATGGGTCGCGGACGTGGGTGCCGCGATGGCCGACGAGGTGCGGCTGAGCGAGGTGAATCGCGACCTGCTCGCCGAGATCGCACTGTCCAGCCCGGAGCGTCTCTCGTTCCGGAGTCCCGATGGGACCGAGGTCGAAGGCTGGATGCTTCCCGCGCGCGGCTATGCGGCGGGGCAGGGCGGGTTCCCCATGGTCCTGCAGATGCACGGCGGACCGCACGGAGCCTACGGGAATACCTGGTCGTTCGACCAGCAACTCCTGGCGGCGCAGGGCTACATGGTGCTGTTCACGAACCCGCGGGCCTCGACCGGATACGGCGAGGACTTCCGCTGGGGCACCTGGGGTGGCTGGGGCTTCAACGACTACGACGACGTGATGGCGGGCGTCGACCACGCGATCGAACGCTACGAGATCGACACCGCGCGCATGGGCGCGACCGGCTATTCCTACGGGGGATTTCTCACGAACTGGGTCATCACGCACACGGACCGCTTCGCCGCCGCCATCGCCGGGGCTTCGATCTCGAACTGGGTCAGCGACTACGGCGTGGCGGACATCCCCCGCACCAAGGAGAGCGAGTTCTTCGGGCCGCCGTGGGAGGAGCGCGGGCTCGAGCACCTGATGCGCTCCTCGCCGATCATCTACGCGAAGGGCGTGACGACGCCGACGCTTTTCGTCCACGGGGAGTCGGACCACCGGGTCCCGGTCGAGGAGGCGGAGCAGATGTACGTGGCGCTCCGGAAGCAGCAGGTGCCCGCGAAGTTCGTGCGCTATCCCGACTCCTACCACGGGGGATGGACCCCGTGGCGCATGGTGCACCGCATGTGGGTCCAGCTCGAATGGTGGGAACAGTGGCTCCGTCCCTCCGCGACCTCCGATCAATGAGCCCCACCGAACGCCGTGCCGTGCGCCGTTCCGCCGGCCGATCCGTGCGCGGCCGCCCCCTCGCGTGCCTCCCCTTCCTCCTGGCGCTGGCGGCGTGTCAGGCGGAGACGGGCCTGTCGCCGGAGCGCTGGGCCGCCGACTACGAACGGTTCATGGAGGCGCAGCTCGTGGACCGGACGGAAGCCGGCGTCGCGACGGGGGAGAACGGAGCGGTCACCGTCGCGTACAACGGGCTCGCGGCGCGCGCCGGACTGGAGGCACTGAAGCAGGGCGGGAACGCGATCGACGCGGCGATGACGACCGCGCTCATGCAGGTCGCGCTCACCGCGGGCGCGCCGATCAGCTACTTCGGCATCATGTCGCTCGTCTACTACGACGCGGGCACGGACCGGGTGTACACGATGAACGCCGAGTGGAACACGGTGCTCGGCGAGGACGATCCGGCGAATATCCCCGGCGGGATCGATCTCTCCTCTCCCGACGGGAGGTACGGTACGGAGGTGAGCGGGCGCACGGCGCTCGTCGGCGGGTTCATGAAGGGCGTCGGGGCCGCGCACGAGCGGTTCGGGCGGCTGCCGTGGGCGGAGATCTTCAAGCCCTCGATCCACGTGGCCGAGCAGGGCTTCCCCATCTCGAAGAAGGTGGAGGGCTACTGGGAGGGGCGGGCCGCGGATCTCGCGCGACTTCCGGAGACGAAGGCGACCTTCCTGAAGAAGGACGGCTCTCCGTACGTCGAAGGGGACGTCCTGCGCCAGCCCGCGCTGGCCGCGACGCTGCGCGCGGTGGCGGCGCAGGGGACCGGCTACATGTACGGCGGGCCGTGGGCCGAGAAGGCGGCGGCCGCGATCCAGGCCGACGGGGGTCGGATGACGGTCGAGGACCTCGCGGCCTACGAGGTCATCTGGGACGAGCCGCTCGTGGCGGACCTTGGGGATGGCTGGGAGCTGTATACGAACCCTCCGCCGAACGGCGGCGGCGTGACGATGATCGAGGCGCAGCGGCTCGCGGCGGCTTCCGGGCTGCTGGAGGAGGGCCACTGGACGGAATCGCCCGAGGCCCTGCGGACCGCGCTCGACGTGACCCGCGCCTCGCTGCTCGACTTTCTGCCGCCGGAAATGGCCGCGTCGCTCGTCGGCGGCGATTTTACGCCGGCGGCGCGCGTCACGCCGGACCACGCCGACCGGCTCTGGAACGTCATCCAGGCCGGGCTGCCCTTCGGCAACTGGGCGCCGCGCGGTCCCGGCCACTCCGACGACGTCGTGGCGATCGACGGCGAGGGCAACATCGCCGCGATCACGCACAGCATCAATGCGGTCCTGTGGGGCAAGACGGCGATCGTCGTGGACGGGATCACGGTCGGCGATCCGGCGTCCTTCCAGCAGATGCAGATCGCCCGACTCGAGCCGGGATCGCGGCTGCCGGCGCCCACCCAGACCGGGATCCTGTTCCAGGACGGGACGCCCGTGCTCGGCTTCGCGTCGATGGGATCCGGCCTCCACCACCGGACGTTCCAGGGGTTGCTGAACGTGATGCGCTACGGGATGGCTGTGGATGAGGCGATCGACACGCCCGACTTCTTCCTGCCGAATACCGATCCGGCCACCGGCCAAATGACCTTCCGCGTACCGGGCGGGAAGTTCCCGGCGGAGGTCCTCGACGGAACGGGATACGCGTACGAGGAGATCTACCCCATGGAGGCCCGCTTCGGCGGCGAGGGGCTGTGGGTGGCGATCCAGCGCGATCCGGAGACGGGCGAACTGCGCGCGGCGTCCCACAACCGCAACAACAGCGCCGCAGTGGCCTTTTGAGCCCGCGCACACGGGGTCGCGCGGCGGGTGTACTGGCGATGGCGCTCCTCGCCGCCTGCGCGACGGGCCGCGGTCCGCCCGCGCCCTCGTCGGCTCCGGCCGTCCGGCCCGCCGCACCTCCAACCCCATCCGTCGCCGCGACATCTTCCAGCCAGACCGGCGTCCCGGCGCCTGCGACGACCGCAGCCCCGGCGTCCGGAACGGTGCGCTTCAACGATTCCCACTTCCATCTCCTGAACTACATCCAGCGCGGCCCGACGGCGCGCGAGTTCCTGGACATGACCGCCGGGCGGGTGGGGCGCGTGGCCATGTTCGGGATCCCGCTGCAGCAGAAGTGGGACTACTTCCTGTCCGGCGACCACGCGCCCGACTACTACCTGAGCACGAACGCCGACCTCTACTACTACTCGTTCGTGGACGCCGTGATCGCGCGGGAGTACCTGTCGCTGCCCGAGGAGGATCGCGGCCGTGTCGACCCCATGATCACGGGCTTCAACCCGGCGGACATGTACGCCTCCGACCACATCGAGCGCGTCCTGCTCACCTTCCCCGGCGTGTTCGCCGGCATCGGCGAATTCAGCATCCACAAGGAGTTCGTGTCGTCCAAGGTCTCCGGGCACGCGGCGAGTCTGCGCAATCCCGCCCTGGACCGGATCCTGGTCAAGGCGGCGGAGATCGGTCTCGTCGTCATCTTCCACAACGACATCGACCACGTCCGCTCGAGCGACCCGCCGCATCACGCACAGGAAGTGCTGGACCTGTTTGCACGCCACGCGGAGACGACGATCATCTGGGCCCACACCGGCCTCGGGCGCTTCGTGGTCCCCGCGGAAGGGCACGTCGCCTGGCTCGAGCGCTGGCTGTCCGACCCGCGCTACGACCACGTGGCGCTCGACATCTCGTGGGACGAAGTGGCGAAGTACGTCGTGGGCGACGACGCGAGCGCCGATGCGTGGGCGACCCTGATCGGCCGGCACCCGACGCGCTTCCTGTTCGGCACCGACGCCGTGGCACCCGCCGACTGGGAGGGCTACGTCGCCAACTACACGGTCTACGACCCGCTGTGGGAACGGCTCGACGCCGACGTACGGGCCCAGGTCGAACGGCTCAACTACGAGCGCATCTTCGACGCGGCCATCCCCCGGGTCCGCGCCTGGGAGCAGCGCCAACTGGCCGGTTCCGATGGCGGCTGAGCGCCGGTCGCGGGACCTCGCACCGCACGGCTGGCGGCGCTGGCTTCGAGAGGCGCGCGAGATTTACGAGGGGCTGTACATCGCCCCCTATCGCGCGACGATCCACCGCGAGTACCTGCGGCAGCACGACGCGTTCATGCTGATGGGCTTCTCGGACCTGCTCGGCGTGCCGAACCCGGTGCAGTTCTACATGCTCGAACTGTATCCGTCGCTCATCGAGGAGTTTCACGAGTGGCACGTTCGGGTCGGGATGGAGCGCGGGCCCGAAGGCGGCTTCCGCTGTTGCTGAACGACACAGGTTCGCAGCGGGCTCCGCTGCCGTTTCCGGATCGGCCGGTCCTCTTCTTCGGCGGCAAGGGCGGGGTCGGGAAGACGACCATGGCCGCCGTCGCCGCGCTCGACATGGCCTCGCGCGGGCGCCGGACCCTTCTCGTGTCCACGGATCCGGCGCACTCCACCGGGGACGTGCTCCAGGCGAGACTGGGGGACCGGCCGCGGCAGGTCGCCGAGGGTTGCTGGGCCATGGAGGTCGATCCGGAGCGGGAAGCGGACCGCTACATCGAGGCCGTCAAGTCGCGCGTGGAGTCGGCCGCGCCCCCGCGGCTCCTGGGCGAGGTCTACCGGCAGATCGACATCGCGCGCGTCTCTCCCGGGGCGGTGGAGTCGGCCCTCTTCGACCGCTTCACGCGGATCCTCGAAGACGAAGGGGAGGCCTACGACCGGATCGTCTTCGACACGGCGCCCACCGGCCAGACCCTGCGGCTGCTCTCCCTGCCGGAGCTGATGACGACGTGGATCGGCGGGCTCATCAAGCGGCGGCGGAAAGTGGGAGCCCTCTCCCAGATGTGGAAGAACGTGGCCGGGTCCGAGGCGGCCGATCTCGACAATGACGCTCTCCTCGGGGCGCTCGAGGAACGCCGGGACCGTTTTCAGGAGGCGCGCCGGATCCTCACCGATCCCCGGCGGACGGCCTTCGTGTTCGTCGTGATCCCCGAACGCCTGCCGATCTGGGAGACGGAGAAGGCCGTTGAAGCCCTGTCGAAACACGACGTTCCGGTCGGGGCCATCGTCGTGAACCTGGTGCTGCCCGAGCGCGACGGCGGGGCGGGAGTCGACCCGTTGTTCGCCGCCAGGCGCGAACGCCAGGCCGCCTATCTTGCGAGGATCTCACAGTCTCTCGGAGATTGGCCTGTCCTCCGCGTCGACCTCCAGGACGCCGATCCCGTGGGGGTGGACGCACTTAGGCGGGTTCCCGTATTCGATACTGCGGAGGAGGTTGTCCGATGAGCGCGATCGTCCTGCTGGTGATTGGTCTGTCGGCCTTCCTCACGGGAGTCCTCATCTACTCCCGCTTCATCGCTGGCAAGGTCTTCAAGCTCGACCCCGACTTCGTCACGCCCGCGCACGAGTTCAAGGACGGCGTCGACTACGTGCCGACGAACAAGCACGTGCTGTTCGGGCACCACTTCACCTCCGTGGCGGGAGCCGCGCCGATCGTGGGCCCGGCGATCGCGGTGATCTGGGGCTGGCTGCCCGCGTTCCTGTGGGTTGTACTCGGGACGGTGTTCGCCGGGGCGGTGCACGACTTCAGCGCCCTGTGGATCTCGAGCCGCCACAAGGGGCGCTCCATCGGCACGCTCACGGAGTCGATCCTGGGACAGCGCGCACGCGTCCTCTTCCTGCTCATCATCTTCTTCCTGCTCCTGATGGTGAACGCGGTGTTCGCCGTCATCATCGCGAACCTGTTCATGGCGAACCCCGGCGCCGTCGTCCCGGTGTGGGGATCGCTCGTCGTGGCGCTCATCGTCGGCTTCCTCATCTACCGGACGGGGACGGGAATCCTCGTGCCATCGCTGGGGGCGCTCGCGACGCTGTACGTCCTCATCTGGTTCGGGCAGGACATGCCGTTCACGCTGCCCGACTTCATCGGGTTCAGTCCGACCGAGGCGCAACTCGCCGCGGCGGGAGGCGATCCGGCCGCGGCGGGAGAGGCGGCGGCGGCGGATGGGCGGCGCGTGGGATGGATCGCGATCCTCTTCGCCTACACCTTCGTCGCCTCGGTGCTGCCGGTGTGGCTGCTCCTGCAGCCGCGCGACTACGTGAACGGACATCAGCTCTTCGTGGCGCTCGGGCTCATCAGCCTCGCGGTCATCGTCGTGAACCCGGAAGTCGTGGCGCCTGTCGTCAACCGCGACCTGCCCGCGGACACGCCGAGTTGGCTGCCGCTCCTCTTCATCACCATCGCGTGCGGGGCCATTTCCGGCTTCCACGGCCTGGTCGGATCGGGCACCTCATCCAAGCAGTTGGCGAAGGAGACGGACGCCCGCTACGTGGGTTACGGGGGCGCGATCGGGGAGGGGACGCTCGCCGTCACCTCGATCATCGCGTGCACGGCCGGCTTCGCGATCTACCTGAGCCGGGACGTGGGCGCGACGCAGGGTCTCGTACTCTGGCAGGAGCACTACGGCAGCTTCGAAGCGGCGACGGCCGGGGCCACGACCGCCTTCGTCAACGGCGTAGGCGTGCTCGCGGGCGGCCTGGGGATCCCGGAGAGCGTAGCCGTGATCTTCGCCTCCGTCGTCGTGATCAGTTTCGCGGCCACGACCCTCGACACGGCGATCCGCCTCCAGCGCTACATCATCGGCGAACTGGGAGTCGAGTACAACGTGAAGGCGATCCAGAACCGCTGGGTGGCCACCGCGATCGCCGTCGTGAGTTGCGCGCTGCTCGCGCTCTCCGCCGACCGCGGCGCCGGCGGCATGATGATCTGGCCGCTGTTCGGCACCACGAACCAGCTCCTGGCCGGCCTCACGCTCCTCATCGTGTCGCTCTTCCTCATGCGGCAGGGACGCCCGTTCTGGGTGACGATGATCCCGATGGGGTTCCTGCTCCTGATGACGACGTGGGCCATGGTCATCAACCTCGACCGCTTCTTCGGCACGAACCAGTGGATGCTGCTGGTGATCGGGGCCGCGATCTTCATCCTCGAGATCTGGCTCCTGCTCGAGGGCGCCGCCGCGATCCGCCGAGTCCGTGCGGGAAGGGCGCAGGCGTAGCCGCCAGGACCCGTCCGTCAGGCGGCCAGGATGTCGCGGATGATCGAATCGTGATGGCGGTGGTGGAGGTGGAGGAAGCGTAGCCACTCGGCCGGCGTGAAATGGCCGAGGACGTGGTGGGGGAGCGTGTGCCGGCACGCGTCCAGTTCGGCCATTCGCGGCTCGAGACCCGCCGCCAGCGCACGCAACGCCTCGAAGCCCGTCCGGACATCGGCAGCTGCCAGGCCGGTCGGTAGCGTGAAGTCGGGGGCGGGTCCGCGGCCGCGCGGGATCGAACCGCGCGCCAGGAGCGCCACTCCGAACTCATGCGGGAACTGTTCCCTCGTTTCCGGGTTCGGTCCGGCCAGCGCCTTCAAGACCCAGTCCAGCACGCTCCGGTCGGAGAAGAGCAGATGCTCGAGGTGATCCTGCACGCTCCACGCCGAGACCTCGGGCGCGGAAACGCCCAGCCGGTCAAGGTCGGCGGCTCGTTCGAGGCAGCGGTCGATGCCGGCGCGGACCCCGGCGAAGGAGTCCCGCGCCCCGACCACGTCTCCTACCAACTCATGGCGAGGTTGAGCGTCAGACTGTTCGCCGGGCCCGACGTCGCCCCGTAGGCGTTCCGGCCTCCCTCGACGTTAAGCCAGAGGCCCGACCCGACGTTGAGGCGCCCGCCCATGTGGTAGCCGTACAGGCTCCGCCCGGATGCGCGGAGCGGCATCAGCGCGACCGGACCCTGAAAATGGTCGGCGCCGAACTGCCCCGCACCCGGCTGCTCCGACAGGACCAGCCTCGCGTACGGCGTGAATGTGCCCCGGCCCGCCAGCGCGTCGACACCGTATCCGACTTCCGCATCCAGCCGACGGCTACCGTGGCCGTACCCGTACCCGTTCGGCGTCAGCCCGGTCGCGCCCTGCGCCCAGAGCCGCGCCAGACCGTTCGCCGTCGACCCCCAGGAAGGACTCGCGCGGAGCGACAGCCCCCGTCCGGCCCCCTGCGGGTTGAGCGTGATGGACCCGCCGAGCCCCCACTCCTCGTAGTGGCTCTGCTCGTGCGCCACGAGCTTGCGGCCGTGCACGGAGATCGTGAGACCCCGCTCCAGGTCGAGGAAGGCGAGACCGCCCCCCAGCTCCATCCCGAAGCCGGTCTCCACGTCGCCCCCGTCGCGTCGCATGCCGACCCGCACATGCGGCTGGATCATCTCTCCGGACGAGAGCGTGTATCCCCTCGAGGCGTCGAGCATCACGCGCACGCGACTCACGTCGGAGGTGAGTTCGCTCCGACCCTCGACTTCCTCGGACTTCATCTCCGCCACGAAGCCGTCCGACCTCAGCGCGAGCTTGAAGTCATCCGGATCGTCGGCCCGCACCAGTTCGCCCTGCGCACCCAGCCCCACCATGCGCATCGAAACGTCGCTGGAGGGGTCCTGCTCTCCGCCCCCCGTGAGGTCCAGTCGGCCGAAACCGTATCCGAGCACGCCCCACAGGGAGAGGCGCGGGCTGAGCGCGAGCCGGGCGTAGGGGAACGCGCTGGTCAAGCTCGTCGATACGTCGCCGACGTCGTCTTCTCCGGCGCGCCCCAGTTCGAAGCCGCCCGACCCCAGGCTGTGGGACACGGCGAGCCCCGCGAGCATCGATCCGAACGCGTAGTCGGCCCCGAGGGCGGCCGTGACGACTTCGCCATCGTGGAATCCCGCATCGTCGCCGCTCGAGAACCGCATCATCTCTCCGGCGCCCCACAGCGAGTAGCCGCCTCCGTCCGCCGCGTCCTGACTGGAGAGCTGGAAGGAGGTCTCGCCCAGGAGCCCTCCGAGGGACGAGGGGAGGAACGTGGTCGGAGCGCCGAGGCCGCCAAGGAGTCCGCCCTGAGGACTCAGCTGCGCGAGGTCGATCGTACGACCGCCGACCGTCACCTGGTCGGGACTCCGGTGAGAGTGCGCCACGCGGTCGCCGATCATCGCCATCGCCTGGCTCGCCACCGAGCGGCCGAACCGTTCGAGCCAGTCCTCCGCGGCCGCCTCCGCTTCCGCGGTGGAGAAGTTCCGGTAGAACTCAGTACAACTTGTCCGACACCATCCCATGCCGTATCGTATGGCATCCATAAAACATTGCTAGACAATGTATTGTAGGTTATTTCCGAATCCTCGTCGTCCCTTGAAGTCTATCGCGATCCGGTGTATTCTTCTCGATGTAGTGCTGCAATGAGTGATACACCACAAGGATGTAACCCATGATGAAACGGCCCAGAACGCTCTCCGCCGCCTTCGTGCGGACGGTCAACAGACCCGGAGTCTACGGCGACGGGCGCGGCGGTCGCGGGCTGAGCCTTCGCGTCCACCGGACGCTCGATGGCCGGATCACCAAGACATGGCGTCAGCGCGTCCGGATCAAGGGCCAACTGACCTCGATCGGTCTCGGGCCGTATCCCGAAGTGACGCTCGCCGAGGCCCGCCAGAAGGCATTGGACAACAGCCGGGGCGTCCTCTTGGGCCAGGACCCGCGCGGGCGCGGCGTCCCGACGTTCGCCGCGGCCGCTCGGCGAACCATCGAACTGCACCGCGATTCGTGGAAGGCCGGGAGTCCGTTGCCCGAGCAGTGGGAGTCCACCTTCCGTCTCCATGCCGCCCCCCTCCTCGACAAGTCGGTGGACCGGATCGAGAGCGCGGACGTGCTCCGGTGTCTTACACCGATCTGGAACTCGAAGCCCGCAGCCGCGCGGAAAGCCCGGCACCGGATAAATGCGGTCTTCCGGTGGTGCGTTGGCCGGAACTATCGGACGGACAACCCGGTGGACCGGGCGGTCGAGGCGCTGCCAAAGGCGAACGGCTACGCGACATGAGCATTCGGATTCACATGTCGTTGTGATCGTTCAGCTTACGAGATTCGGCGGTCGAGTTCCCGCTGAATGATTCCCGCCGATTCGTCTGGGGTCAGGCGCGGACCCTCGGGCGGCTGTCCAGAGCCTTCCTGAGTTGTACCGAGTCGGCCTGCTGGTAGCAGCGCAAAACCGTCTGGGCCTCCTTCCAGCCGCCCAACTCGCACAGCACCTTGAGCGGCAGGTCCATCAGGTCGCTGGCAAACTTGCGCCTCAGCGAGTGCCAGCCCCGCCGCGCCTTCGGCTCCAGTCCCGCAAGCCGCTCGGCCTTGCGCCACCAAACGCCGGTCCGTCCCCTGCCGATGCTCGCCGAGGGATCCTTCGAGGCGGGCAGGATCAGCTTCTCCCCGCTACCGGGGTTCGCCTCCCGCGCCTCCTCCAACACCGCCACCGCCTCGTCCGTCATCGGCGTGACGTGCTCGTAGCCCGTCTTCTCGTGTTCCGCCCGCCACCGCACCTCCCGGCCCTCGAAGTCGATATCTGACCACCTCAGGTTGCGGATGGCCCCGATCCGGTGCCCGGTCTCATGGGCGAGCACGAACGCGACGTGGAACCGCCAGTCCACCTGCCGGGACACCCCGAGCATCGCCCGGTACTCCTCCTCGGAGAGAACGACCCGGGCGGGGTTCTTCTCCTTGGGCGTCCTGAGACCCCTCAGCGGGTTCGAGTCGAGAAGGAGCCTCCCCTCCTCGTCTCTGGACTTGGTCGCCCAGTTGAGCACCGCGAGCAGGAACTTCAGGTCCAACTCGATGGTCCGGTTGGACACCGGCTTCCCGCTCGGTCCGATCCTTCCCGCCCGGCGCTCCCGGATGAAGCGGTCCCAGTCCCTTTGAGACAGGGTCTCGGGTCGCCGGTCCCGACCGAGTAGGTCGAGGAACATCCCCGTCGCGATCCTGTCCCGGTGCTGGACCCGCCTCGTCTTGGTGGGCGTCACCTCCTCACCGTAGATGTCAAAGAGCATCTCCAGTGTGAGCGGCTCCGGCTCGGCTTCCGCCTTGCCGTTCAGGTCCGGGCCGACGAACCCGGCCGCGAACTCGTCCGCTTGCCGTTTCGCCCTCGCCCAATCGCGGTGTCCAAGCGACCGGGTGAGCCTCCGCCCGTTCTCGCGCCACTCAATCTGGAAGTTGCCGGTCTTCGGGTCCGGGAAGATCCTGACCCGGTTCCGGCCCCATTCGCCAGCGCCGTAAGAGCGCCGACTTCGTTTCGTGCGTGCCATCGTTCGATTCCTCTCTCGATGGACTGCACGATCTGCACGAACGAAACTTCGCCCGGAAAGTGCCTCTTGACCAGTACCGGCGCACACGGTGGCCGGCACCTCCGGGAACGCGACGGCGAGGAAGGAGCTTACATTTG contains the following coding sequences:
- a CDS encoding tyrosine-type recombinase/integrase, which encodes MARTKRSRRSYGAGEWGRNRVRIFPDPKTGNFQIEWRENGRRLTRSLGHRDWARAKRQADEFAAGFVGPDLNGKAEAEPEPLTLEMLFDIYGEEVTPTKTRRVQHRDRIATGMFLDLLGRDRRPETLSQRDWDRFIRERRAGRIGPSGKPVSNRTIELDLKFLLAVLNWATKSRDEEGRLLLDSNPLRGLRTPKEKNPARVVLSEEEYRAMLGVSRQVDWRFHVAFVLAHETGHRIGAIRNLRWSDIDFEGREVRWRAEHEKTGYEHVTPMTDEAVAVLEEAREANPGSGEKLILPASKDPSASIGRGRTGVWWRKAERLAGLEPKARRGWHSLRRKFASDLMDLPLKVLCELGGWKEAQTVLRCYQQADSVQLRKALDSRPRVRA